Proteins co-encoded in one Sparus aurata chromosome 18, fSpaAur1.1, whole genome shotgun sequence genomic window:
- the LOC115568632 gene encoding protocadherin alpha-3-like, translating into MEQRGYKAWRERRCWFAVMVVLDILWSGASAQIRYSISEEVQDETVVGNIAKDLGLDKSALKDRGYRIVTGSTEPLLHVNQNDGILYVKRRIDREEVCDRVSPCLINLKTVLENPLEIHYVAVEILDINDHSPVFPEKEKRLEISESALPGARFQLQAARDPDVGQFSIQQYRLSHNDYFRLEVKDRGEDRKVPYLVLQKQLDRETAGKLKLRLTAVDGGKPAKSGAIEIIVDVLDVNDNSPVFTKELYSATLKENVPVGTVVIQVNATDLDQGANSEIIYSFGKEVDSKLMDVFNIDESTGEIKVIGQIDFEKSKSYEIDIQASDKGQVPLTTDKIVMITVIDVNDNAPEIEVTSFSSSIKEDSKIGTTVALISVSDLDSGINGKVICTINGDVPFTLSPSLQENMYAVVTRSQLDRERVSNYDVTIVAKDTGEPSFSTEKTIRVVVSDVNDNSPQFSSSPYTFYITENNSPGASVVSVKASDRDESDNALISYHILREASGNNKLTSFLNINSETGDILALKSFDFEVLKKFQFQVVATDSGIPSLSSNVTVNVFILDQNDNAPVILYPVSSNGSAEGVEEIPRNVNAGHLVTKVRAYDADIGYNGWLLFSLQEVTDHSLFGLDRYTGQIRTHRSFTETDEAEHKLLILVKDNGNVSLSATATVIVKLVEPKEAFAASDVKSATKVDEEDNVTFYLMITLGSVSVLFIISIMVLIAMQCSKSTDYTSKYLQETNYDGTLCHSIQYRSGDKRYMLVGPRMSIGSTIVPGSHANTLVLPDRRRGSTEVRFMLWMF; encoded by the coding sequence ATGGAACAAAGGGGATACAAAGCATGGAGGGAGCGACGCTGCTGGTTTGCCGTCATGGTTGTTTTGGATATTTTATGGAGCGGAGCTTCTGCACAGATCAGATATTCGATATCCGAGGAGGTTCAAGATGAAACCGTCGTCGGGAATATAGCTAAGGATTTGGGACTGGATAAGAGCGCACTCAAAGACAGAGGGTATCGCATTGTGACGGGCTCAACTGAACCCCTGCTTCACGTGAATCAAAATGATGGGATCCTGTATGTGAAAAGAAGAATAGACAGGGAGGAGGTGTGCGACCGGGTCAGCCCGTGTTTGATTAATCTGAAGACCGTTCTGGAAAACCCGCTGGAGATCCACTACGTGGCGGTGGAAATACTCGATATAAATGATCACTCGCCGGTCTTcccagagaaagagaaaaggcttGAGATTTCCGAGTCGGCCTTACCAGGAGCGAGATTTCAACTGCAGGCTGCACGCGACCCTGATGTGGGCCAATTCTCCATTCAGCAGTATAGACTCAGCCATAACGATTATTTCAGATTAGAGGTGAAAGATAGAGGCGAGGACCGTAAAGTACCATATTTAGTTTTGCAGAAGCAGTTGGATAGAGAAACAGCCGGGAAACTTAAGCTCCGTTTGACAGCTGTTGATGGAGGTAAACCGGCAAAGTCTGGCGCTATAGAAATAATTGTAGATGTACTTGATGTTAATGACAACTCTCCGGTGTTTACCAAAGAACTGTATTCTGCCACACTTAAAGAAAATGTTCCTGTTGGCACTGTAGTGATTCAAGTAAATGCGACAGATTTGGACCAGGGTGCAAATAGTGAAATAATATATTCATTTGGTAAAGAAGTTGATTCGAAATTAATGGATGTTTTTAACATAGACGAAAGCACTGGTGAAATTAAAGTAATCGGACAGATAGATTTCGAGAAAAGTAAAAGCTATGAAATTGACATTCAGGCGTCTGACAAGGGACAAGTCCCTCTAACAACTGACAAAATTGTGATGATAACTGTTATTGATGTTAATGATAATGCACCCGAGATAGAAGTGACGTCATTTTCTAGCTCTATTAAGGAGGATTCAAAGATAGGAACCACAGTGGCCCTGATTAGTGTCAGTGATTTAGACTCTGGAATCAATGGGAAAGTGATCTGTACGATCAACGGAGATGTTCCTTTTACTTTATCTCCATCATTACAAGAAAACATGTACGCTGTTGTAACCAGGTCGCAGTTGGACAGGGAAAGGGTTTCCAACTATGATGTCACAATTGTTGCAAAAGATACAGGTGAGCCGTCATTTTCAACTGAAAAGACCATAAGAGTCGTTGTGTCAGATGTAAACGACAACAGTCCACAGTTTTCATCAAGCCCCTATACATTTTATATCACCGAGAATAACAGCCCCGGAGCCTCAGTGGTTTCAGTTAAAGCCTCTGATCGTGACGAAAGTGATAATGCTCTCATTTCATATCATATTTTGAGAGAAGCGAGCGGAAATAATAAATTGAcctcatttttaaatattaactCTGAAACTGGAGATATTCTGGCTCTAAAAAGTTTTGACTTTGAGGTTCTGAAAAAGTTCCAGTTCCAAGTTGTCGCCACAGATTCTGGAATTCCGTCACTGAGCAGCAACGTCACAGTGAACGTGTTCATTCTGGATCAGAACGACAACGCTCCAGTCATCCTGTATCCAGTCAGCTCCAACGGTTCTGCTGAAGGTGTGGAGGAGATTCCCCGCAATGTGAACGCAGGACACTTAGTGACTAAAGTCAGAGCCTATGACGCTGATATAGGATATAACGGCTGGttactgttttcactgcaggaagTCACTGACCACAGTCTCTTTGGTTTGGACCGCTATACAGGACAGATCAGAACACATCGCtcattcacagagacagacgaggCTGAGCATAAACTGCTCATACTGGTCAAAGACAATGGGAACGTTTCTCTGTCAGCAACAGCTACTGTCATTGTCAAACTGGTGGAGCCCAAAGAAGCTTTTGCTGCTTCTGATGTTAAAAGTGCCACTAAAGTTGACGAGGAggacaatgtgacattttatctgATGATAACTTTGGGCTCAGTCTCTGTACTTTTTATCATCAGTATCATGGTGCTGATTGCGATGCAGTGCTCCAAATCCACAGACTATACTTCTAAATATCTACAAGAGACTAATTATGACGGGACTCTGTGTCACAGCATCCAGTACAGATCTGGAGACAAACGCTACATGTTAGTTGGACCCAGAATGAGTATAGGATCTACTATAGTCCCTGGCAGCCATGCTAATACACTAGTGCTCCCTGACAGGAGGAGGGGATCTACAGAGGTAAGATTCATGCTTTGGATGTTTTAA
- the LOC115569284 gene encoding protocadherin alpha-8-like: MMGSDARCRFSDCRWFAFYVSLLLVLGEQALAELRYSVPEEMKEGTAVGNVAKDLGLDRTSLTERRIRVVSGSKDAFFEVNPDNGALQVRRKIDREELCQGSGACVIELKVLVENPLEIHYVVVEITDVNDHSPIFSEKEQQFLIAEHASPGARFELHAARDPDAGINSIRTYTVTSNEHFEIEISQNDEEKIPFLVLKKSLDREQKNKHVLFVTAVDGGKPPRSGTLNVSVVVLDINDNRPIFSQETYQIEIYENVPVGTTVTRVNATDPDEGTNGEIEYSLSKTLVRKVYDIFELDRITGQIQLKGQLDFEEAEMYKLDVQASDKGTPPLTSRCRVIVKIKDVNDNPPEIEITSLSNTVSEDSKPGTIISLISVTDQDSGVNGKIISSITEDVPFELKPSYKENTYSVVTKGFLDREDVSHYEVIIKATDCGEPPLSTFKTLNIQISDVNDNRPKFSQNPLQFYLVENNVAGASVFSVSATDDDVNDNAAISYHIARGNDVTTFLNVNSDNGHITALKSFDFEVLKKFQFQVVATDSGTPSLSSNVTVNVFILDQNDNAPVILYPVSSNGSAEGVEEIPRNVNAGHLVTKVRAYDADIGYNGWLLFSLQEVTDHSLFGLDRYTGQIRTHRSFTETDEAEHKLLILVKDNGNVSLSATATVIVKLVEPKEAFAASDVKSATKVDEEDNVTFYLMITLGSVSVLFIISIIVLIAMQCSKSTDYTSKYLQETNYDGTLCHSIQYRSGDKRYMLVGPRMSIGSTIVPGSHANTLVLPDRRRGSGEVSKYFYLLYV; encoded by the coding sequence ATGATGGGGAGCGACGCACGATGTCGATTTAGTGACTGCCGCTGGTTTGCTTTTTATGTTTCCTTACTGCTGGTTCTCGGGGAGCAGGCTTTGGCTGAATTACGGTACTCTGTTCCAGAGGAGATGAAAGAGGGAACCGCTGTTGGTAACGTTGCTAAGGATCTTGGTCTGGACAGAACCTCTTTGACTGAGCGAAGAATCCGCGTTGTTTCTGGATCTAAGGACGCCTTTTTCGAGGTAAACCCGGACAATGGCGCCTTACAGGTCCGGAGAAAAATCGACAGAGAGGAGCTCTGTCAGGGAAGCGGTGCCTGCGTAATTGAGCTGAAAGTCCTTGTTGAAAACCCTCTGGAAATACACTATGTAGTCGTGGAAATTACTGATGTAAATGATCACTCCCCCATTTTTTCTGAAAAGGAACAACAATTTCTAATCGCAGAGCATGCATCTCCGGGGGCACGATTCGAATTGCATGCGGCCCGTGATCCTGATGCAGGAATTAATTCTATCCGCACATACACGGTGACGTCTAACGAACACTTTGAAATAGAAATTAGTCAAAACGATGAGGAAAAAATACCATTTCTAGTGCTGAAGAAGTCCCTAGACAGAGAACAGAAGAATAAACACGTACTATTTGTTACAGCGGTTGATGGAGGTAAACCTCCGAGATCAGGAAcattaaatgtttctgttgttgttcttgatATCAATGATAATAGACCAATATTTAGTCAGGAGACTTACCAAatagaaatatatgaaaacGTCCCAGTAGGTACGACTGTTACGAGAGTGAATGCAACAGATCCAGATGAAGGGACGAATGGAGAAATAGAGTACAGCCTGAGCAAAACATTAGTGCGTAAAGTTTACGATATCTTTGAATTGGACAGAATAACTGGGCAAATACAACTGAAGGGACAGCTAGATTTTGAGGAAGCTGAGATGTATAAACTTGATGTTCAGGCATCCGACAAAGGAACACCTCCATTAACAAGCAGGTGTCGAGTCATTGTAAAGATAAAAGATGTCAATGACAATCCACCAGAAATAGAAATCACATCTCTGTCAAATACAGTGTCTGAAGACTCGAAACCGGGAACAATTATTTCACTCATTAGTGTGACAGATCAAGACTCCGGTGTCAATGGAAAAATTATTTCCAGCATAACCGAGGATGTTCCTTTTGAATTAAAACCTTCTTATAAAGAGAATACCTATTCAGTTGTCACTAAAGGATTTCTAGATCGAGAGGATGTGTCGCATTATGAAGTTATAATAAAAGCCACTGACTGTGGTGAACCTCCCTTATCGACTTTTAAAACTCTCAATATTCAGATTTCAGATGTAAATGACAACAGACCAAAATTCTCCCAAAATCCATTACAGTTTTATCTGGTTGAAAATAATGTGGCTGGAGCGTCAGTATTCTCTGTCAGCGCAACGGACGATGATGTGAATGATAATGCGGCGATTTCTTATCATATTGCTCGGGGAAATGACGTCACAACTTTCCTGAATGTAAACTCTGATAATGGACACATTACAGCTCTGAAAAGTTTCGACTTTGAGGTTCTGAAAAAGTTCCAGTTCCAAGTCGTGGCCACAGATTCTGGAACTCCGTCACTGAGCAGCAACGTCACAGTGAACGTGTTCATTCTGGATCAGAACGACAACGCTCCAGTCATCCTGTATCCAGTCAGCTCCAACGGTTCTGCTGAAGGTGTGGAGGAGATTCCCCGCAATGTGAACGCAGGACACTTGGTGACTAAAGTCAGAGCCTATGACGCTGATATAGGATATAACGGCTGGttactgttttcactgcaggaagTCACTGACCACAGTCTCTTTGGTTTGGACCGCTATACAGGACAGATCAGAACACATCGCtcattcacagagacagacgaggCTGAGCATAAACTGCTCATACTGGTCAAAGACAACGGGAACGTTTCTCTGTCAGCAACAGCTACTGTCATTGTCAAACTGGTGGAGCCCAAAGAGGCTTTTGCTGCTTCTGATGTTAAAAGTGCCACCAAAGTTGACGAGGAggacaatgtgacattttatctgATGATAACTTTGGGCTCAGTCTCTGTACTTTTTATCATCAGTATCATCGTGCTGATTGCGATGCAGTGCTCCAAATCCACAGACTATACTTCTAAATATCTACAAGAGACTAATTATGACGGGACTCTGTGTCACAGCATCCAGTACAGATCTGGAGACAAACGCTACATGTTAGTTGGACCCAGAATGAGTATAGGATCGACTATAGTCCCTGGCAGCCATGCTAATACACTAGTGCTCCCTGACAGGAGGAGGGGATCTGGAGAGGTGAGTAAATATTTTTATCTGTTATATGTTTAA
- the LOC115568635 gene encoding protocadherin alpha-8-like, giving the protein MGSERKCRLRDHCWLVFHSFLLLCLLGKQAFAELRYSVPEEMKEGTLVGNVAKDLGLDKTSLIDRRFRVVSGSKDAFFEVNPDNGALQISRKIDREELCQGSGVCVMELKILVENPLEMHHVVVEITDVNDHSPMFPEKEQQFLIAEHASPGTRLELHAASDPDAGINSIRTYRVTSNDHFEIDVSQSDEDKIPFLVLKKSLDREQKNKHVLVVTAVDGGKPPRSGTLNVSIIVLDINDNRPIFSQETYQIEINENIPVGTTVTRVNATDPDEGTNGEIEYSLSKTLGRKVYDIFELDRITGQIQLTGALDFEESEIYKLDIQASDRGTPPLTSRCKVIVKIKDVNDNPPEIEVTSLSNTVSEDSKPGTVISLISVTDKDSGANGKIISRIANEVPFELKPSYKENIYSVVTNIFLDREEVSHYEIIIKATDCGEPPLSTFKTLSIQISDVNDNRPHFGQNQLQFYMSENNVAGVPIFSVSATDNDVNENAAISYHVVRGGSENDVTSFLNINSDNGQISALKSFDFEVLKTFQFQVVATDSGTPSLSSNVTVNVFILDQNDNAPVILYPVSSNGSAEGVEEIPRNVNAGHLVTKVRAYDADIGYNGWLLFSLQEVTDHSLFGLDRYTGQIRTHRSFTETDEAEHKLLILVKDNGNVSLSATATVIVKLVEPKEAFAASDVKSATKVDEEDNVTFYLMITLGSVSVLFIISIIVLIAMQCSKSTDYTSKYLQETNYDGTLCHSIQYRSGDKRYMLVGPRMSIGSTIVPGSHANTLVLPDRRRGSTEVRA; this is encoded by the coding sequence ATGGGGAGTGAAAGGAAATGTCGATTACGTGACCACTGCTGGTTggtttttcattctttcttaCTGCTGTGTTTGCTCGGAAAGCAAGCCTTCGCTGAACTGAGGTACTCGGTTCCAGAGGAGATGAAAGAAGGAACCCTTGTTGGAAACGTTGCTAAAGATCTCGGTCTGGATAAAACATCTTTGATTGATCGACGGTTCCGTGTTGTTTCTGGATCTAAGGACGCGTTTTTCGAGGTAAACCCAGACAATGGTGCCTTACAGATCAGTAGGAAAATCGACAGAGAGGAGCTGTGTCAGGGTAGTGGTGTGTGCGTAATGGAGCTAAAAATCCTTGTTGAAAACCCTCTGGAAATGCACCATGTAGTTGTAGAAATTACTGATGTAAATGATCACTCCCCCATGTTTCCTGAAAAAGAACAGCAATTTCTAATCGCAGAGCATGCATCTCCGGGAACACGATTGGAATTGCACGCGGCCAGTGATCCTGACGCTGGAATTAATTCTATCCGCACATATAGAGTGACGTCGAATGACCACTTTGAAATAGATGTCAGTCAGAGCGATGAGGATAAAATACCATTTCTAGTGCTGAAGAAGTCCTTAGACAGAGAGCAAAAGAATAAACACGTACTAGTTGTTACAGCAGTTGATGGAGGTAAACCTCCGAGATCAGGAACATTAAATGTTTCTATTATTGTTCTTGATATCAATGATAATAGACCAATATTTAGTCAGGAAACATACCaaatagaaataaatgaaaacatccCAGTCGGTACGACTGTTACAAGAGTGAATGCAACAGATCCAGATGAAGGGACGAATGGAGAAATAGAGTACAGCCTGAGCAAAACATTAGGGCGTAAAGTTTACGACATCTTTGAATTGGACAGAATAACTGGGCAGATACAATTGACaggtgctttggattttgaGGAATCTGAGATTTATAAATTAGATATTCAAGCATCTGACAGAGGAACACCTCCATTAACAAGCAGGTGTAAGGTTATTGTGAAGATAAAAGACGTCAATGACAATccaccagaaatagaagtcACGTCTCTGTCAAACACAGTGTCTGAAGACTCAAAACCAGGAACAGTTATTTCCCTTATCAGCGTGACAGATAAAGACTCCGGTGCCAATGGAAAAATTATTTCACGCATCGCAAATGAAGTGCCTTTTGAATTAAAGCCCTCCTATAAGGAAAACATATATTCAGTTGTCACGAACATATTTCTGGATCGAGAGGAGGTGTCACATTATGAAATCATAATAAAAGCCACTGATTGTGGTGAACCTCCCTTATCTACTTTTAAAACTCTCAGCATTCAGATATCAGATGTAAATGACAACAGACCACATTTTGGACAAAATCAATTACAGTTTTATATGTCAGAGAATAACGTCGCTGGAGTGCCAATATTCTCTGTAAGCGCAACAGACAATGATGTGAATGAAAATGCAGCGATTTCATATCATGTTGTTCGAGGAGGGAGTGAAAATGACGTAACATCGTTCCTCAACATTAATTCAGACAACGGACAAATATCTGCGCTGAAAAGTTTTGACTTTGAAGTTCTGAAAACGTTCCAGTTCCAAGTCGTCGCCACAGATTCTGGAACTCCGTCACTGAGCAGCAACGTCACAGTGAACGTGTTCATTCTGGATCAGAACGACAACGCTCCAGTCATCCTGTATCCAGTCAGCTCCAACGGTTCTGCTGAAGGTGTGGAGGAGATTCCCCGCAACGTGAACGCAGGACACTTGGTGACTAAAGTCAGAGCCTATGACGCTGATATAGGATATAACGGCTGGttactgttttcactgcaggaagTCACTGACCACAGTCTCTTTGGTTTGGACCGCTATACAGGACAAATCAGAACACATCGCtcattcacagagacagacgaggCTGAGCATAAACTGCTCATACTGGTCAAAGACAACGGGAACGTTTCTCTGTCAGCAACAGCTACTGTCATTGTCAAACTGGTGGAGCCCAAAGAGGCTTTTGCTGCTTCTGATGTGAAAAGTGCCACTAAAGTTGACGAGGAggacaatgtgacattttatctgATGATAACTTTGGGCTCAGTCTCTGTACTTTTTATCATCAGTATCATCGTGCTGATTGCGATGCAGTGCTCCAAATCCACAGACTATACTTCTAAATATCTACAAGAGACTAATTATGACGGGACTCTGTGTCACAGCATCCAGTACAGATCTGGAGACAAACGCTACATGTTAGTTGGACCCAGAATGAGTATAGGATCTACTATAGTCCCTGGCAGCCATGCTAATACTCTAGTGCTCCCTGACAGGAGGAGGGGATCTACAGAGGTAAGAGCTTGA
- the LOC115568636 gene encoding protocadherin alpha-8-like, with amino-acid sequence MMSWSCALLFSLLCCFGELVSAQIKYSTPEEVKVGAIIGNVAKDLGLDVSSLANRRFRIVSGAQDALFEVNPNNGVLYVHKNLDREQLCDRNGACSIDVKIVVENPLEIHYVTVEITDANDHAPTFVEKEKLIEIAENTLPGARFQLPGARDPDVGINSVQRYKLSQNEHFNLEIRDRGDDKIPFLVLQRPLDREQKINHSLILTAMDGGTPPKSANLNITIKVLDINDNRPSFSKEVYSVVLKENVALETVVIKVQATDLDEGTNGDVEYAFGGDTNSKVLELFSLDRNTGEIRVKGQIDYETAYVFKLDVQASDRGQPPMTTDCRVIIKIQDVNDNKPEIEVTSISSMVPEDSKHGTVISLISVTDIDSGLNGKVQCSLTGNVPFELKPSFKENMYSLVTKEKLDRESVSHYDISITATDYGEPPLSTFKTLSIQVSDVNDNTPEFSQSPLELYLTENNAPGASIFSVSAFDKDLNDNAVVSYRIIRGESGHKDMASFLNINSDNGQISALKSFDFEVLKKFQFQVVATDSGTPSLSSNVTVNVFILDQNDNAPVILYPVSSNGSAEGVEEIPRNVNAGHLVTKVRAYDADIGYNGWLLFSLQEVTDHSLFGLDRYTGQIRTHRSFTETDEAEHKLLILVKDNGNVSLSATATVIVKLVEPKEAFAASDVKSATKVDEEDNVTFYLMITLGSVSVLFIISIIVLIAMQCSKSTDYTSKYLQETNYDGTLCHSIQYRSGDKRYMLVGPRMSIGSTIVPGSHANTLVLPDRRRGSTEVRFLKT; translated from the coding sequence ATGATGTCCTGGTCGTGCGCTCTGCTTTTCTCCCTGCTGTGTTGCTTTGGCGAGCTGGTTTCAGCTCAGATAAAATACTCGACCCCAGAGGAAGTTAAAGTGGGAGCTATCATTGGAAATGTTGCCAAGGATTTGGGACTCGATGTCAGTAGCCTGGCGAACAGGCGTTTTCGCATTGTGTCTGGAGCTCAGGACGCGCTGTTTGAGGTAAACCCGAACAATGGGGTTCTGTATGTGCATAAAAATCTCGACCGAGAGCAGCTGTGCGATAGAAACGGTGCTTGCTCAATAGATGTGAAAATAGTTGTTGAAAACCCACTCGAAATTCATTATGTCACGGTGGAAATAACAGATGCGAATGACCATGCACCGACGTTTGTCGAGAAAGAGAAGCTTATAGAAATAGCAGAAAATACTCTGCCGGGAGCACGATTTCAGCTACCAGGCGCCCGTGATCCAGATGTTGGAATAAATTCAGTCCAGCGCTATAAACTCAGTCAGAACGAACATTTTAATCTTGAAATACGAGACAGGGGCGACGATAAGATCCCCTTTTTGGTGTTGCAGAGGCCCTtggacagagagcagaaaatAAACCACAGCTTGATTTTAACCGCTATGGATGGAGGGACGCCGCCGAAATCAGCAAATCTTAATATTACAATAAAAGTTCTGGATATCAATGATAACAGACCAAGTTTTTCGAAAGAGGTTTATTCTGTGGtattgaaagaaaatgttgcTTTAGAGACGGTGGTGATAAAAGTCCAGGCAACTGATCTAGATGAGGGAACTAACGGGGATGTGGAGTATGCGTTTGGAGGTGACACTAATTCCAAGGTGTTGGAGCTTTTTAGTCTAGACAGAAATACGGGCGAAATTCGAGTTAAGGGACAAATTGACTATGAGACCGCTTATGTTTTCAAATTAGACGTCCAAGCCTCTGACAGGGGTCAGCCTCCGATGACAACGGACTGCAGAGTTATAATAAAGATCCAAGATGTCAACGACAACAAACCAGAAATAGAAGTGACGTCAATATCGAGCATGGTCCCCGAGGATTCAAAACACGGCACTGTGATTTCTCTGATCAGTGTCACAGACATTGATTCTGGCCTCAATGGCAAAGTCCAGTGCAGTCTGACGGGAAATGTGCCGTTTGAATTAAAACCGTCGTTTAAAGAGAATATGTATTCATTagtgacaaaagaaaaactggaCAGGGAAAGTGTGTCACATTATGACATATCGATCACAGCGACAGACTATGGCGAGCCTCCACTTTCCACGTTCAAAACTCTGAGTATTCAGGTGTCAGATGTGAATGATAACACGCCAGAGTTCTCACAGAGTCCACTAGAATTATATTTAACGGAGAACAATGCTCCTGGCGCGTCAATATTTTCCGTGAGTGCATTTGATAAAGACTTAAACGACAATGCCGTAGTGTCCTATCGTATAATAAGAGGGGAAAGCGGCCATAAGGATATGGCATCTTTTCTGAATATAAATTCAGATAATGGACAAATATCCGCTCTAAAAAGTTTTGACTTTGAGGTTCTGAAAAAGTTCCAGTTCCAAGTTGTCGCCACAGATTCTGGAACTCCGTCACTGAGCAGCAACGTCACAGTGAACGTGTTCATTCTGGATCAGAACGACAACGCTCCAGTCATCCTGTATCCAGTCAGCTCCAACGGTTCTGCTGAAGGTGTGGAGGAGATTCCCCGCAATGTGAACGCGGGACACTTGGTGACTAAAGTCAGAGCCTATGACGCTGATATAGGATATAACGGCTGGttactgttttcactgcaggaagTCACTGACCACAGTCTCTTTGGTTTGGACCGCTATACAGGACAGATCAGAACACATCGCtcattcacagagacagacgaggCTGAGCATAAACTGCTCATACTGGTCAAAGACAATGGGAACGTTTCTCTGTCAGCAACAGCTACTGTCATTGTCAAACTGGTGGAGCCCAAAGAAGCTTTTGCTGCTTCTGATGTTAAAAGTGCCACTAAAGTTGACGAGGAggacaatgtgacattttatctgATGATAACTTTGGGCTCAGTCTCTGTACTTTTTATCATCAGTATCATCGTGCTGATTGCGATGCAGTGCTCCAAATCCACAGACTATACTTCTAAATATCTACAAGAGACTAATTATGACGGGACTCTGTGTCACAGCATCCAGTACAGATCTGGAGACAAACGCTACATGTTAGTTGGACCCAGAATGAGTATAGGATCTACTATAGTCCCTGGCAGCCATGCTAATACACTAGTGCTCCCTGACAGGAGGAGGGGATCTACAGAGgtaagatttttaaaaacatag